A stretch of DNA from Kangiella sediminilitoris:
TGCTTGCCGTGGGTGCTAAATTTTCAGACCCTCAGGCGTAAGTAGCTCATGCCTATACTCAACGCTCACCAAATCCGTAGCCAGGCTGCGATCAGCCTTCATGAAATAGCTTTCAAGGGCCACTCAGCCAATGATGTCCTTGCTCAGTATGAGTTTAGCAACCCAAATGATACCTCGCTCTATAAAGCTCTGGTACTTGGCAGCTGTCGATACTTCCTGCGTATGCAAGCTGCAACAGAAAAACTCCTACGTAAACCCTTCAAGCCCAAAGATCGCGATCTGCTGTGCTTGCTGATCGTTGGACTGTACCAACTGGAATATACGCGGATTCCCGATCATGCCGCTTTGAGTGAGACTGTTAACGCCTGCCGTGAATTAAAAAAAGACTGGGCCGCCAAGTTAATTAATGGGGTGTTGCGAAATTTTGTTCGTCAGCAAACTTCAATCATGGACGAGCTGAATAAAAACTGGGACACAAAGTTTTCGACTCCCGACTGGCTTATCAATAAAATTAAGCCTGTCTATAAGGGTCAGATAGAATCCATTCTAGAAGCCTCTAACCAACAGGCTCCAATGTCACTGCGGGTGAACCTTAGCAAATTAACCCGCCAGGATTATTCCAACCTTTTAGATGAAGCTGGCATTGAGCATTTATTGCATCCTCTTGCAGATACCTCGATTATTCTTAATTCCGCACTCCCGGTAGAGCAGCTACCCGGATTCGAGGAGGGTCTTTGTTCCGTTCAGGATGCGGCGGCACAAATGGCAGCTATCCTGTTAGCCCCCAGACCTGGAGCATATAGTTTAGACGCTTGTGCTGCGCCTGGTGGAAAGACTGCCCACCTGTTAGAGCAAACCAATAATAAACTTCATCTAGATGCTGTTGATATAGATCCTCAGCGCTGTTTCAAAATCCAGGAAAATCTTGAACGTCTTGAACTAAGCGCAGATATCCATGCTGAAGATGCGCTACATTTCATGCAGGGCAAGAACGGATATTACGACACTATTCTGCTTGATGTTCCATGTAGTGCAACAGGTGTAATACGCCGTCATCCAGATATTAAATTACTCCGACGGGAAGAAGATATTGCAGAGTTGGTTACTATCCAGCAACAACTCCTAGAAAGTGCCTGGAAGGCATTAAAGCCGGGTGGCAAGCTGTTATATGCTACCTGCTCTATACTGACTGAGGAAAACAGTCAGCAAGTTAGTCATTTCCTAAAGAAGACTGAGGATTGTCAGCTTTCTGAATTACCAAAGGAGCTGGTCAATATTAGTAGCAGCAATATTGGCTGTCAGATTTTGCCTGGTACAAAAGATATGGATGGCTTTTACTATGCCTTGCTGCACAAAACCGCCTGAGCAGTTACATAAGGTCTCTCTTTCAAGGTGCCAGTTATCAATATTTACGCTAAATCCCTGATATTAAAACCCAAAAGCTCAAAAAAGCCTTCCGATCAGACGCCGTTAGCGTTAGCATAAGCAACAGATAACGTAAGAATAAGGTTACCAATTTGTCGTTATGAAAATCATAATCCTCGGCGCCGGACAAGTCGGCACCAGCCTTGCATTGAGCTTAGAAGGTGAAAATAACGACATTACGCTTATCGATTCCGATCCGAAACGCTTGCGTTATATTCAGGATCATCTTGATCTTAGGACTATAGTCGGTCATGCGGCGTTTCCAGATGTTCTTGAAAATGCCGGCATTGATGATAGTGATATGTTGGTTGCTGTGACTAGCAGCGATGAAGTCAATATGATTGCCTGTCAAATTGCTCATACCCTGTATCAAACTCCAAGTAAGATTGCTCGAATTCGTGCAAGTAATTACCTAAACAATGATAACCTTTTCGCTCATCAGCACATTCCGGTTGATGTTGTTATTAGTCCGGAACGCCTGGTCACAGAATACATTGAGCGCCTGGTAGATAATCCAGGGGCTTTCCAGGTTCTTGATTTCGCTAAAGGTCTACTGCGATTGGTCGCTGTTAAAGCCTATTATGGTGGGCCTCTGGTAGGCAATGCTTTGTCAGAACTTAAGCAGCATCTGCCCAATGTCGATACCCGTGTTGCCGCTATTTTCCGTCGTGGACGCCCTATTGTCCCAACTGGCCACACCGTCATTGAAGCCGATGACGAAGTATTCTTCCTGTCAGCCAAAAAGCATATTCGTTCGGTAATGAGCGAGCTTCAGCGGCTCGAGAAAAAATACCAGCGCGTTATTATTGCCGGCGGAGGTAATATCGGTGAAGGCTTAGCCAAAAAGCTCGAAAAGAAAATGTTGGTTAAAATTATTGAAAGAGACCCTCATCGTGCCGAAGAGCTAGCCAACAACCTTGAAGATACTTTAGTACTACAGGGTGATGTTTCTGACGAAGATCTCCTCAATGATGAAAACATCAGTGAGTTTGATTTATTCATTGCTGTCACCAATGACGATGAAGCTAATATCATGTCAGCCTTGCTTGCAAAACGGCTAGGTGTCCGAAAAACCATGGTACTGATCAACCGTACAGCCTATGTTGATTTAATACAGGGTCATGAGATTGATATCGCTATTTCTCCACAACAGGTGACCATTGGCAGTTTACTGACACATATCCGTCGCGGTCATGTTTCCAGCGTCTACTCGTTACGACGGGGCGCTGCAGAAGCCATTGAGGCTATCGCCAAAGGGAATGAACAAACCTCCTCGGTTATTGGAAGAACCATCAGTGAGCTGGCCTTACCCCCGGGTACATCTATTGGTGCAATCGTACGGGATGAACAGGTTATTATTGCCCATGACAACGTGATCATCCGTGAAAATGACCATGTCGTCCTCTTTATGGTCGACAAGGGCTATATCCAGGACGTTGAGCGTTTGTTCCAGGTCAACGTTACTTATTTCTAGGACCGCTTAATGCAGTTTGCCACCATTACACGTATTTTAGGCCTTCTGATCATGGTGTTCAGCTTGACCATGATTCCGCCCAGTGTGGTGGCTTTGATCTATCAGGATGGTGGCGGAAGCGCATTCTTTATAACTTTTATACTCTCGTTAATTTCTGGTTTTGTAATTTTCTTTTCGAAGCGCCATGCTAAACAAGAACTAAAAATTCGGGATGGCTTTCTGGTTGTATCGCTGTTCTGGACAGTGCTAAGCCTTTTTGGCTCGCTTCCTTTTATGCTGATAGAAAATCATGCTTTATCGCTGGCGGATGCAGTTTTTGAATCTTTCTCAGGCATCACTACTACCGGTGCAACGGTTATCAGTGGCATAGATGAGTTACCTCACTCGATTCTATTCTATCGTCAGCAGTTACAGTGGCTTGGCGGTATGGGTATCATCGTGTTAGCGGTAGCAATTTTACCCATGCTGGGAATCGGTGGTATGCAGCTTTATCGCGCTGAAACACCGGGTCCGATTAAAGACTCGAAATTGACCCCGCGTATCGCAGGTACAGCCAAAACGTTATGGTTCATTTATGTTGGGTTAACCATTGCCTGTGCAATTTCTTATTGGCTGGCAGGAATGTCTGCCTTTGATGCCATAGGTCACAGCTTTAGCACCATCGCAACGGGTGGATTCTCCACCCACGATGACAGTATCGGTTACTTTGACAGTGACCTGATTGAAATGCTGTGCATTCTGTTCATGTTCCTGGGCGGCGTAAATTTTTCACTGCATTTTTTCGCTGTGCGGAAACTCAGCATGACGCCCTATCTTAGAGATCCTGAGTTTAGGGTCTATACCATGATCCTACTGACCGTAGGATTGGTTGGCGCAATAGTACTTTTGGTTGATCATGACTATACGTCCTTCTACGAAGCTTTTTTACACACTCTGTTCCATACGGTTTCCTTCGCTACATCTTCAGGCTTCTCAACAACTGACTATTATTTATGGCCTTTAGCCATATCTGTACTGCTGATTTTCGTCAGCTTCCCTGGCGGTAGTGCAGGTTCTACCTCAGGAGGTATGAAGGTAATCCGAATCATCCTTTTATTTAAACAAGGGTTCCGGGAAATCAAGCGTCTTATCCACCCCAGCGGCGTGTTCATCATCAAGCTTGGAAAAGAATCGGTTAACGATCGTATTGTTAATGCAGTTTGGGGTTTCTTCGCCACCTACATTATGTTCTTTGTGATATTCATGTTTATTCTGCTGTCACAGGGACTGGATCAGGTTACTGCCTTTTCAGCAGTCGCAGCAACAATGAATAACCTCGGGCCTGGTTTGGGTGAAGTTTCTCTTAATTATGGTGGGCTGAACGACCTTACGAAATATGTTCTAAGTTTCGCCATGCTATTAGGTCGACTGGAAATATTTACACTGCTGGTCTTATTCACGCCATACTTCTGGCGTCGATGATCATCGACGATAGGGGTTGGCGCCACCACACTCTGTTGTTTTAAAGCGCTTGTAAGACCACTGATACTGCTCAGGATAACGCCGGATCATATCCTCAAGCTTTGCATTGACTTGCTTTGCGTATTCACACTCGCCAATTTCAGGATCCAAATCGATCGCCTCAATTTTAATGTCATATTGACCTTGATCATTTCGGATTGCAGCAATTTGATAGAGATCGGCATGACTCTTAAGGTGGATTTTCTGGACCAATGTCATTGTCAACGCCTCTTTACCACAAAAAGGAACAAAAACCCCGGCGCCACGCCCAGGTTCCTGGTCGCTTAGCACCGCTGCAACTTTACCTTCTTTTAACGCTTTTATCAGTTCCATTACACCGCGACTATCACCCCTCACCATTGCCGTCTGATTCTGGCAGCGTCCTTTAGTAATAACCTCGTCCATTTCCAGCTGCCGAGGAGGGCGGTACATACAATAAAATGGGAAGTTTTTCCCAAGATAGTATAAAGCAACCTCCCAGTTACCTATATGAGCCCCGGTGAATAAAACCCCTTTGCCCTCAGCCAGACTTCGCTGCATCCGTTTTTCTCCCTCAACGGCGCCCAAAAACTTTTCTCCCTGGCAGCTTCTCCATATCTTTGCGACCTCAAAAAACAACCTTCCGGTATGTTGAAGACTCTTCTTAGCCAGCTGTTGTCTTTTTTTGTCTGAATAGTCGGGGTAGCAAATGGTTAAGTTAGTCAGGGATGTCGTATAGCTCCGTGTCTTGAACAGTTTCGACAGTAGTGCGAATAACCTCGCAAAAGCTCTTCCCGCAACTCCAGGGAGAAACGCAAACAACCCTATTAACGTACGGATTAGTTTAACTTTCCTGGGGTTTGAACGAACTTCCTTACCTTTTGATACAGGCTTTGTTTCTTGATTGGTCATATTCGTACTAATGTTATAACGTGAATTTATCAATGACACAGCGATTGCTGTTTATTATTTTGCTACTTTAGTATAACCATAAAAAATGCCAGTGAACACTGGCATTTTAAAATAGTAAAACGACTGACCAATCTATTTATTTTGTATTTTCTAGCGCGAAAGGACCCAGTAATTCACTCAAATTCTGTAAGCTTTCTACTTTATATTTTTTGTTTACCATAAGAGTAGGGGTAGAAGTCACTTTAAAGTCTCTGGCCAATTTGTTGGCATACTGAACCTTGTTTGCAACACCGAAAGAGTTATAGGCTTTTTCAAAATCTGCTTCTTTTACACCTAGCTCTTCAAAGATTGGTATTAATGCCGCTTT
This window harbors:
- the rsmB gene encoding 16S rRNA (cytosine(967)-C(5))-methyltransferase RsmB: MPILNAHQIRSQAAISLHEIAFKGHSANDVLAQYEFSNPNDTSLYKALVLGSCRYFLRMQAATEKLLRKPFKPKDRDLLCLLIVGLYQLEYTRIPDHAALSETVNACRELKKDWAAKLINGVLRNFVRQQTSIMDELNKNWDTKFSTPDWLINKIKPVYKGQIESILEASNQQAPMSLRVNLSKLTRQDYSNLLDEAGIEHLLHPLADTSIILNSALPVEQLPGFEEGLCSVQDAAAQMAAILLAPRPGAYSLDACAAPGGKTAHLLEQTNNKLHLDAVDIDPQRCFKIQENLERLELSADIHAEDALHFMQGKNGYYDTILLDVPCSATGVIRRHPDIKLLRREEDIAELVTIQQQLLESAWKALKPGGKLLYATCSILTEENSQQVSHFLKKTEDCQLSELPKELVNISSSNIGCQILPGTKDMDGFYYALLHKTA
- the trkA gene encoding Trk system potassium transporter TrkA: MKIIILGAGQVGTSLALSLEGENNDITLIDSDPKRLRYIQDHLDLRTIVGHAAFPDVLENAGIDDSDMLVAVTSSDEVNMIACQIAHTLYQTPSKIARIRASNYLNNDNLFAHQHIPVDVVISPERLVTEYIERLVDNPGAFQVLDFAKGLLRLVAVKAYYGGPLVGNALSELKQHLPNVDTRVAAIFRRGRPIVPTGHTVIEADDEVFFLSAKKHIRSVMSELQRLEKKYQRVIIAGGGNIGEGLAKKLEKKMLVKIIERDPHRAEELANNLEDTLVLQGDVSDEDLLNDENISEFDLFIAVTNDDEANIMSALLAKRLGVRKTMVLINRTAYVDLIQGHEIDIAISPQQVTIGSLLTHIRRGHVSSVYSLRRGAAEAIEAIAKGNEQTSSVIGRTISELALPPGTSIGAIVRDEQVIIAHDNVIIRENDHVVLFMVDKGYIQDVERLFQVNVTYF
- a CDS encoding TrkH family potassium uptake protein, which codes for MQFATITRILGLLIMVFSLTMIPPSVVALIYQDGGGSAFFITFILSLISGFVIFFSKRHAKQELKIRDGFLVVSLFWTVLSLFGSLPFMLIENHALSLADAVFESFSGITTTGATVISGIDELPHSILFYRQQLQWLGGMGIIVLAVAILPMLGIGGMQLYRAETPGPIKDSKLTPRIAGTAKTLWFIYVGLTIACAISYWLAGMSAFDAIGHSFSTIATGGFSTHDDSIGYFDSDLIEMLCILFMFLGGVNFSLHFFAVRKLSMTPYLRDPEFRVYTMILLTVGLVGAIVLLVDHDYTSFYEAFLHTLFHTVSFATSSGFSTTDYYLWPLAISVLLIFVSFPGGSAGSTSGGMKVIRIILLFKQGFREIKRLIHPSGVFIIKLGKESVNDRIVNAVWGFFATYIMFFVIFMFILLSQGLDQVTAFSAVAATMNNLGPGLGEVSLNYGGLNDLTKYVLSFAMLLGRLEIFTLLVLFTPYFWRR
- a CDS encoding lysophospholipid acyltransferase family protein; amino-acid sequence: MTNQETKPVSKGKEVRSNPRKVKLIRTLIGLFAFLPGVAGRAFARLFALLSKLFKTRSYTTSLTNLTICYPDYSDKKRQQLAKKSLQHTGRLFFEVAKIWRSCQGEKFLGAVEGEKRMQRSLAEGKGVLFTGAHIGNWEVALYYLGKNFPFYCMYRPPRQLEMDEVITKGRCQNQTAMVRGDSRGVMELIKALKEGKVAAVLSDQEPGRGAGVFVPFCGKEALTMTLVQKIHLKSHADLYQIAAIRNDQGQYDIKIEAIDLDPEIGECEYAKQVNAKLEDMIRRYPEQYQWSYKRFKTTECGGANPYRR